From Methanooceanicella nereidis:
ATAATCTTCAGATAATCTCGAGCCTCCTGAACTTACAGTCAGCCCAGATTAAAGATAAGCATGACCTGCAATTATTCAAGGACAGCCAGAACCGAATCAGGTCAATGGCATTGATTCATGAGAAGCTATACGGGAACGATACGTTTTCAACCCTGAATTTTCAAGATTATGTACGATCACTTACTACTTTTCTGTTTAACTCATACTCAAACAATAAAAACTTACGATTAAATTTCAATATAAACGAGATCAACCTAAATATCGATACGGCCATACCATGCGGTTTAATAATAAACGAGCTCGTCTCTAACTCGTTAAAATATGCTTTTCCCGATAACAGGGAGGGAGAGATAAGGATAGATGCCTACATTGAAAACGATATGTTCAATTTATGTGTTTCGGATAATGGTATAGGTCTTCCGGTGGATTTTGATCCGAATGGCTCGGAGACGCTCGGAATCCAGCTAGTTAATGCACTGGCAACGCAGTTAAATGGTAAAATGGAGATCAATGGCAATAACGGCACTGATTTCAGGTTAGTTTTTAATTATTCAAAGACATCGATGATCGAACCTAAAAAATAAATAACTTAGTACATTGTGTCATTCGTCGTTTATTTTTAATTATCGGGCAAAATATGGAATGATAGTTAACAGGAATACCCGATCCTGGCACGATGCATCTTAAAATCAAATGCTCAAAATACTTCCCAAAGAACTAAACGTTTCATTTAATAAAAGAAGCTTTGAGTTCTTTGAGATGACCTTTGAGCCTATGAGATGAAAATGCATCACATCCATGTATAACACAATATCGTAGCCATATACGGCAATTACCATTTAAATCAACGGATTAAAGTGATGCATCTCTAAGTGGTAATTAACATCATAAGTATATACATTGATTTAGAATATTACAAACAACTTTGCATCACAAAGTAATAAATACCTGAACCATCATAACATATTTTGAGGATAGCAATGTCAAATGATATTGACCTAAAACAATTAGAGAAAAAAGCTTACCTGTCTTATCACCAGGACGGCCTTATTGATATTTGCGCGGGACTTATACTGATAGGATTTGGCATAGCGATGGCCTATGATCTTGCCTGGATGATAGGCATATGGATTGTCACAGGTTTACCTGTTTATGCATCAATGAAAAAAGCGATAACTATCCCTCGTCTTGGATTTGTAAAATTTAAGCTGAAAAAAGAAGAGGAAGAAAAAAAGAAAAAAATGATATTGTTTAGCATCATGACCATCGTGGGTTCGTTGTTTTTTATATTCACCTTGATAATAATGAACGATATGCTGCCATCCTGGATAAATGATATGATCAAAGAATATTACCTGGTCATACTTGGAGCAACAGGAGCGTCTTTCTTCGCCATGGCAGCGTACATGTTTGAATTAAAACGTTTCTATCTTTACTCCTTGACAGTACTGGCAATATTCATAATACAACACATTATCGATATCGAGCCATACTGGGCGATGATAATATCGGGCTTTATCATTACGTTGACCGGATTATTTATAATGGTCAGGTTCATACAAAAATATCCAATCCAAAAAGATATAGAATTTAAAAGGGAGTCTTAGGTGGCCGCAGATAAAACCGATGAAATCGACGCGCAGCCAATAGAGAATATAGACAGGCTGATACATGAACCGGCGAGGCTTTTGATCATGTCATATCTTTATGTTGTGGAAAGTGCGGACTTCACATTCCTCATGCGACAGACAGGTTTGACATGGGGAAACCTTTCCTCGCATATGAGCAAACTGGAGGATGCCGGATATATAAAAGTGATAAAAGAGTTCGTGGATAAAAAACCTCACACGATGCTAACTCTCACAGATGCAGGAAGGGAAGCTTTTCGTGCGTACAGAAAAAGTATAAAGCAGGTACTCGACGAGCTTCCGGATTGATGCCTTAGTATTATTTGTTTTTTATTTCTTCTACGAAACCTTTTAATTTTTGTCCACAAAGATCTTCTTTGAGTTCTGCGTTTTTTAATCCCAGAAATGATAAGGCTTTTTTACCGCTGAGCACTTCAATTTCAGACATAGCCGAATCGGCTCCCACAGAGCCACACGTGCAAAAAATCGCGACCTTATTAAACCTATCCCTGTACTTATGGATAAAAGACCTTACAGGTGATGCCATTGTCCATGCCCACACCGGAGTGCCGATAATTATCATATCGTATGAAGCAGGATCCTTACTTAGATCGTTTATATCGATCAATTCTTTATCCCTGGCCTGGCGTCCCGATCTTAAGAATCCAATCGGACCCGACCGGTCTTCTTTGTCGGTGATCTCTTCGATATCACATCCGAGCATTGAAGATAGCTTATGTGCTACCATTCTTGTTTTTCCGGTCCTTGAGTAGTAAACGATCAGGGTTTTCACTTTAACACCAAACCGACTTATCATAAAGAATAAAATTTTTTCTATAAAAAGATATCCCGGTCTGGAAAAATACGCTTAATAGCACAGGAAAAATGCAATTATAAAATAATTAAATACAAACATATAATTTCAATATTACACCAAAACAAATAAAAATTGGATTATTACATAACCACGTATAATAAATTGTAAAATTTTTTGTGGGGGGTTAACATATTGAGGTAGACCCATGCCGGAAAATATGTCGACCCAAAAAAAGAAATATAAGTTCCTGAAAACGCTGAAGAACGAGATAATATATGGAGGGCATCTTAGCTCACTGGTTGCGCCTGCATTCATATTATCGGTATCGATCTTAATGAACAGGCCGGTGGATCTTACGATACTGGCTATAGCATACCTGATGCCCCTTATTGTTTATAGCTATGATTATTACGGGGAAATCGATAAAGATCGGACAACAAACCCTGAGCGAGTCGATTATATCGATAAAAAGATCAAAATATTCCCATACCTTATCTGCTTTTATATAGTGCTTCTTGTATCGCTGCTATTTGTTTACGGGAATTATGGATTGATGATCTGCGTATTTATTTTGACTTTAAGCGGAATAGTATATGGCCGCTTTTTTAAGGACCTTACAAAGAAAATAATCGGATTTAAGAACATATACACAGCGCTAATATGGGCATCGACGGGAACTTTTCTGTTATTGTTCTCAAACTCGGTCGAGTTCAGCGTCGCTTTCGTCCAGATATTTAACTTCATTTACTTTAAAGTGATAATAAACGTGATATTCTATGACCTGAAAGACCTTGAAAGCGATAAGGAGCATGGATTGAAAACATTGCCCGTGATGCTCGGAAATGACGGTACTTTAAAATTTTTACACGCATTGAACTTATTCGCATTCCTGCCCCTGGCTATAGGCGTGTATATCGAGATGATCCCGGTATATGCTCTTTCGCTGATCGTGCTTTACTTTTACGACTTATACTATCTGGTCAGGGCAAACTCAGCCAACAGTAAAAAGATCAGGACAGTATCATGCATTTTAGCTGATGCGGAATTTATACTCTGGCCGATACTGTTAGTGATCGGAAGAGTCGTCTGCAGTTCGGCGGGAATAATATAAGGAAAAGTTAACGGAGGTTATTTAATACATTTAATATAAACTAGGATATACAGGAGAAAGATATGGAACATATTAAAGAGTTGTTCAAGAAAGATAAGTTTGCAGAACATGCAGGCATA
This genomic window contains:
- a CDS encoding UbiA family prenyltransferase; its protein translation is MPENMSTQKKKYKFLKTLKNEIIYGGHLSSLVAPAFILSVSILMNRPVDLTILAIAYLMPLIVYSYDYYGEIDKDRTTNPERVDYIDKKIKIFPYLICFYIVLLVSLLFVYGNYGLMICVFILTLSGIVYGRFFKDLTKKIIGFKNIYTALIWASTGTFLLLFSNSVEFSVAFVQIFNFIYFKVIINVIFYDLKDLESDKEHGLKTLPVMLGNDGTLKFLHALNLFAFLPLAIGVYIEMIPVYALSLIVLYFYDLYYLVRANSANSKKIRTVSCILADAEFILWPILLVIGRVVCSSAGII
- a CDS encoding flavodoxin family protein; protein product: MKTLIVYYSRTGKTRMVAHKLSSMLGCDIEEITDKEDRSGPIGFLRSGRQARDKELIDINDLSKDPASYDMIIIGTPVWAWTMASPVRSFIHKYRDRFNKVAIFCTCGSVGADSAMSEIEVLSGKKALSFLGLKNAELKEDLCGQKLKGFVEEIKNK
- a CDS encoding winged helix-turn-helix domain-containing protein; translation: MAADKTDEIDAQPIENIDRLIHEPARLLIMSYLYVVESADFTFLMRQTGLTWGNLSSHMSKLEDAGYIKVIKEFVDKKPHTMLTLTDAGREAFRAYRKSIKQVLDELPD